From Rubrivirga sp. SAORIC476, a single genomic window includes:
- the rplM gene encoding 50S ribosomal protein L13, protein MNTTSFKTYSAKPGDVEQAWHVVDAENVVVGRLAARVATILRGKHKPEYTPHMDVGDHVVIVNADKVRFTGKKETDKQYYRHSGYPGGIRSRTPKEVRATHPERILENAVKGMLPRTKLGRDLYRKLHVYAGAEHPHEAQQPQTLTID, encoded by the coding sequence ATGAACACGACCTCGTTCAAGACCTACAGCGCCAAGCCCGGCGACGTCGAGCAGGCCTGGCACGTGGTGGACGCCGAGAACGTCGTCGTCGGCCGCCTCGCTGCCCGCGTCGCCACGATCCTCCGCGGCAAGCACAAGCCCGAGTACACGCCCCACATGGACGTGGGCGACCACGTCGTCATCGTGAACGCGGACAAGGTCCGCTTTACGGGCAAGAAGGAGACCGACAAGCAGTACTACCGGCACTCCGGCTACCCCGGCGGCATCCGCTCGCGGACGCCCAAGGAGGTCCGCGCCACGCACCCCGAGCGGATCCTCGAGAATGCCGTCAAGGGCATGCTCCCGCGCACCAAGCTCGGCCGCGATCTCTACCGGAAGCTCCACGTCTACGCCGGTGCCGAGCACCCGCACGAGGCTCAGCAGCCGCAGACGCTCACCATCGACTAG
- the rpsI gene encoding 30S ribosomal protein S9 encodes MATQFQAVGRRKTSVARVYLRPGSGNVIVNKRELAEYLPTTIRQASATAPLDLTELRGQFDVLVNAKGGGLTGQAEAIQLGIARCLVQFNEELRKPLRDAGYMTRDPRMVERKKPGQPKARKKFQFSKR; translated from the coding sequence ATGGCAACCCAGTTCCAGGCCGTCGGCCGCCGCAAGACGTCGGTCGCCCGCGTCTACCTCCGCCCCGGCAGCGGCAACGTCATCGTCAACAAGCGCGAGCTCGCGGAGTACCTCCCGACGACGATCCGCCAGGCCTCGGCCACGGCGCCGCTCGACCTCACCGAACTCCGCGGCCAGTTCGACGTCCTCGTCAACGCCAAGGGCGGTGGCCTCACCGGTCAGGCCGAGGCCATCCAACTCGGCATCGCCCGGTGCCTCGTCCAGTTCAACGAGGAGCTCCGCAAGCCCCTCCGCGACGCGGGCTACATGACGCGTGACCCGCGCATGGTCGAGCGCAAGAAGCCCGGCCAGCCCAAGGCCCGCAAGAAGTTCCAGTTCTCGAAGCGCTAA
- a CDS encoding SxtJ family membrane protein produces the protein MSATPSLLQTVRDEVRALDPSRRALRQFGWVVGGVLLGISGLLLWRRGPGVAVWALGGVGGVLVALGTLAPVALRSVRTVWMALAFAMGFVMTRVLLTLAFALAVVPVAFALRLFGKDPMHRRPDPDASTYWLDKADGRPDRGSLERYF, from the coding sequence GTGTCCGCCACGCCCTCTCTTCTTCAGACCGTCCGCGACGAGGTGCGCGCGCTGGACCCGTCGCGGCGCGCGCTGCGGCAGTTCGGCTGGGTGGTGGGCGGGGTGCTGCTGGGCATCAGCGGGTTGCTGCTGTGGCGGCGCGGGCCCGGCGTCGCCGTGTGGGCGCTGGGCGGCGTCGGCGGCGTACTGGTGGCGCTCGGCACCCTCGCTCCCGTCGCCCTTCGCTCCGTGCGGACCGTCTGGATGGCGCTCGCCTTCGCGATGGGCTTCGTCATGACGCGCGTCCTGCTGACGCTGGCCTTCGCGCTCGCCGTCGTGCCCGTCGCCTTCGCCCTCCGACTGTTCGGAAAGGACCCGATGCACCGCCGCCCCGACCCGGACGCCTCGACCTACTGGCTCGACAAGGCCGACGGCCGACCGGACCGTGGCAGCCTCGAACGCTACTTCTGA
- a CDS encoding SGNH/GDSL hydrolase family protein: protein MDTAPPSSSSRRPRAVRWLGALVAVGLVTVLLLGAMELGARALGLGDPILYYSTVEGGVRPLARQASERVGGARVTIDENGFRSVSTVPTADSSALRVLYLGGSVTWGGSQVDDPDTYAERASEVVRSATGRPVYAMNAGVNGTSLLNAAEVYAVEGARADAVVWLFPWGSTVRPYISLGPLLPARLAPRFAAVELVDQLLFRYWLGAFRESSAPGEPFTVDDLPPGYDDVASHETEARRDANLAALQSVVADAQRRGVPILVGVTPTVRGDGPLPVPSEAQAALDEARAAGAVVFDAHAVVAAEGGPDGLFLDGVHFSTAGHHAIGEALGALILPTLADSTAR, encoded by the coding sequence ATGGACACCGCTCCCCCCTCTTCATCCTCGCGCCGCCCACGCGCCGTCCGCTGGCTGGGTGCCCTGGTGGCCGTCGGCCTCGTGACTGTGCTGCTGCTCGGCGCGATGGAGCTCGGCGCCCGGGCGCTCGGGCTGGGCGATCCCATCCTCTACTACTCGACGGTCGAGGGCGGAGTGCGTCCCCTTGCTCGCCAGGCGTCGGAGCGCGTCGGCGGCGCCCGCGTGACGATCGACGAGAACGGATTCCGCTCGGTCAGCACGGTGCCCACCGCGGATTCCTCCGCCCTCCGCGTCCTCTACCTGGGCGGCTCGGTGACGTGGGGGGGGTCCCAGGTCGACGACCCCGACACCTATGCCGAGCGGGCGTCCGAGGTCGTGCGTTCGGCGACGGGACGGCCGGTCTACGCCATGAACGCGGGCGTCAACGGGACATCGCTGCTCAACGCTGCCGAGGTCTACGCCGTCGAGGGCGCGCGCGCCGACGCGGTCGTGTGGCTTTTTCCCTGGGGCAGCACCGTCCGCCCCTACATCTCCCTGGGCCCGCTGCTCCCGGCCCGGCTGGCCCCGCGGTTCGCCGCCGTCGAGCTCGTCGACCAGCTCCTGTTCCGGTACTGGCTCGGGGCCTTTCGCGAGTCCTCGGCGCCGGGCGAGCCGTTCACCGTGGACGACCTCCCGCCCGGCTACGACGACGTGGCCTCGCATGAGACGGAGGCCCGGCGTGACGCCAACCTCGCCGCGCTGCAGTCCGTCGTCGCGGACGCGCAGCGCCGCGGCGTGCCCATCCTCGTGGGCGTGACGCCGACCGTGAGGGGAGACGGTCCTCTTCCGGTCCCTTCGGAGGCACAGGCGGCCCTGGACGAGGCCCGCGCTGCCGGAGCCGTCGTGTTCGACGCGCACGCGGTGGTGGCGGCCGAGGGCGGACCCGACGGCCTGTTCCTCGATGGCGTCCACTTCTCGACGGCGGGCCACCACGCCATCGGCGAAGCGCTCGGCGCCCTCATCCTCCCCACCCTCGCCGACTCCACCGCGCGGTGA
- a CDS encoding MarR family winged helix-turn-helix transcriptional regulator produces MTLSDLIRQDRFASPAHEALLNVIATASWISTEMAAALAPFGVTQAQYNVLRILRGRHPNQYACSEIGERLLDRTPDVTRLLVRLESRGLIKRERAAHDRRVVEVEITDEGLEVLSQLDGPVNASMERIGGHLSETDLIRLSQLLETLRTDQTD; encoded by the coding sequence GTGACTCTCTCCGATCTAATCCGACAGGACCGCTTCGCCTCGCCCGCTCACGAGGCGCTGCTCAACGTCATCGCCACCGCGTCCTGGATCTCCACCGAGATGGCGGCCGCCCTGGCGCCGTTCGGCGTCACACAGGCCCAGTACAACGTGCTGCGCATCCTGCGCGGTCGCCACCCGAACCAGTACGCGTGCTCGGAGATCGGCGAGCGCCTGCTGGACCGGACACCCGACGTGACACGGCTGCTCGTACGCCTGGAGTCGCGCGGCCTCATCAAGCGCGAGCGGGCCGCGCACGACCGGCGCGTGGTCGAGGTCGAGATCACCGACGAAGGGCTGGAGGTTCTGAGCCAGCTCGACGGCCCCGTGAACGCCTCCATGGAGCGCATCGGCGGCCACCTCTCCGAGACCGACCTGATCCGGCTCTCGCAGTTGCTCGAAACGCTCCGGACCGACCAGACGGACTGA
- a CDS encoding DUF3459 domain-containing protein, whose amino-acid sequence MRLLLLTLSVIALAGCRASSSDRGPALGLDDLPLAPDTPPAWAAEAAWYEIDVDRFRNGDPDNDPTPAAVAATDAVSPMALLDAGWQPTPWGADWTARADWERDLGNAEATLPLRRYGGDLQGVLDELPAIAALGVTALVLRVADVRAPHHVDPFLGPKPARDREAILLETPGDPATWGTSAADRLLQDLVEAAHARRLRVVLDVAWPGSLAATAANPDSAEVNALAIAVRWLDPDGDGDSSDGVDGFRLDADAGSAAFRAELRRVVKAIHPEAILIGRPAGLAPTVGSLDALADDRAFRVLQLVLDPLGPQVTPAEVAAALGAVYAATPPDHLPAFLSTAGPADAPRLATALRNAGVPDAQASPRIRSGYDASRPGPDATRAVGLYRLLQATLPAAPHVLAGDEIGVWGARAPDNRRPMPWPDLVPALAGSATRAPVPDAALRALTSEALRLRRDHPDLFARGTLAWEPEGDLLRFVRRSEREEAVVVVNLGTEAARVAVDATTLAFHVGVPPGAIGGEVVLAPRSGAVFVRSVDL is encoded by the coding sequence ATGCGCCTGCTCCTCCTCACCCTGTCGGTCATCGCGCTCGCGGGGTGTCGCGCGTCCTCTTCGGACAGGGGCCCGGCGCTCGGCCTCGACGACCTCCCTCTGGCTCCCGACACGCCGCCCGCGTGGGCGGCCGAAGCGGCCTGGTACGAGATCGACGTGGACCGCTTCCGCAACGGGGACCCCGACAACGACCCCACCCCGGCGGCCGTCGCCGCCACCGACGCGGTCTCTCCGATGGCGCTCCTCGACGCCGGGTGGCAGCCCACCCCCTGGGGCGCCGACTGGACCGCCCGCGCCGACTGGGAGCGCGACCTGGGGAACGCCGAGGCCACCCTCCCGCTCCGGCGCTACGGCGGCGATCTCCAGGGCGTCCTCGACGAGCTGCCAGCCATCGCCGCGCTGGGCGTGACCGCCCTCGTCCTCCGCGTCGCCGACGTGCGGGCGCCCCACCACGTCGACCCCTTCCTCGGGCCGAAGCCCGCACGCGACCGGGAGGCGATCCTGCTCGAAACGCCCGGCGACCCGGCCACCTGGGGCACCTCGGCCGCCGACCGCCTGCTTCAGGACCTCGTCGAGGCGGCCCACGCGCGGCGCCTCCGGGTGGTGCTGGACGTGGCCTGGCCCGGCTCTCTGGCAGCGACCGCTGCCAACCCCGACAGCGCCGAGGTCAACGCGCTCGCCATCGCCGTCCGCTGGCTCGACCCCGACGGCGACGGCGACTCGTCGGACGGCGTCGATGGGTTCCGCCTCGACGCCGACGCGGGCAGCGCAGCCTTCCGGGCGGAACTGCGGCGGGTCGTGAAGGCCATCCATCCCGAGGCCATCCTGATCGGCCGCCCGGCCGGCCTGGCGCCGACCGTCGGGTCCCTCGACGCGCTCGCCGACGACCGCGCGTTCCGCGTGCTCCAACTCGTGCTCGACCCGCTCGGTCCCCAGGTCACCCCTGCCGAGGTCGCCGCGGCTCTCGGCGCGGTCTACGCGGCCACCCCCCCCGACCACCTGCCGGCGTTCCTGTCCACAGCGGGGCCCGCCGACGCGCCCCGCCTCGCGACCGCACTCCGCAACGCGGGCGTTCCGGATGCCCAGGCCTCGCCGCGGATTCGGTCCGGCTATGACGCGTCGCGACCGGGGCCCGACGCCACGCGTGCCGTCGGCCTGTACCGGTTGCTCCAGGCGACGCTGCCCGCCGCCCCGCACGTGCTCGCGGGAGACGAGATCGGGGTCTGGGGCGCCCGCGCGCCCGACAACCGGCGACCGATGCCGTGGCCCGACCTGGTCCCTGCGCTCGCGGGCTCGGCCACACGTGCGCCCGTCCCCGACGCCGCGCTGCGGGCGCTGACGAGCGAGGCGCTCCGCCTCCGCAGAGACCATCCCGACCTCTTCGCCCGCGGGACCCTCGCATGGGAGCCCGAGGGCGACCTGCTCCGGTTCGTCCGCCGGAGCGAGCGCGAGGAGGCCGTCGTGGTGGTGAACCTCGGCACCGAGGCGGCGCGGGTGGCGGTGGACGCGACGACGCTGGCGTTTCACGTCGGGGTCCCGCCGGGGGCCATCGGCGGAGAGGTGGTGCTGGCCCCCCGCTCAGGGGCTGTGTTCGTGCGGAGCGTCGATCTGTAG
- a CDS encoding response regulator transcription factor, which translates to MAAAPSEGSPDNDRATVLVVDDEPDLVELLQYALETEGFTVLTASDGVAGLAIAEAEKPDLIVVDIMMPRMDGIALTAQIRERAALRLTPILMLTARTDERDEIAGLEAGADDYLPKPVSPKRLVSRVKALLRRVEREEEATTAQVRVHDLVIDRDRYLVERPASGETFRLPRKEFELLFFLASHPGRVFERDELLSAVWGADVVVVDRTVDVHVRKIREKIGSDYIETVKGVGYRLAEALEG; encoded by the coding sequence ATGGCCGCCGCTCCCTCCGAGGGCTCCCCCGACAACGACCGCGCCACCGTGCTGGTCGTCGACGACGAACCCGACCTCGTCGAGTTGCTCCAGTACGCGCTCGAAACCGAGGGCTTCACCGTCCTGACCGCCAGCGACGGCGTCGCGGGGCTCGCGATCGCCGAGGCGGAGAAGCCGGACCTCATCGTGGTGGACATCATGATGCCACGCATGGACGGCATCGCGCTGACGGCGCAGATTCGCGAGCGGGCGGCGCTCCGGCTCACCCCGATCCTCATGCTGACCGCGCGCACCGACGAGCGTGACGAGATCGCAGGACTGGAAGCGGGCGCCGACGACTACCTCCCGAAGCCCGTCTCCCCGAAGCGGCTCGTCAGCCGGGTGAAGGCGCTGCTCCGCCGCGTCGAGCGGGAGGAGGAGGCCACGACAGCCCAGGTTCGCGTCCACGACCTCGTGATCGACCGGGACCGCTACCTCGTCGAGCGCCCGGCCTCGGGCGAGACGTTCCGCCTGCCACGCAAGGAGTTCGAGTTGCTGTTCTTCCTGGCGAGCCACCCCGGTCGCGTCTTCGAGCGTGACGAACTGCTGAGCGCGGTCTGGGGCGCCGACGTGGTCGTGGTAGACCGGACGGTGGATGTCCACGTGCGGAAGATCCGGGAGAAGATCGGCAGCGACTACATCGAGACCGTCAAGGGGGTCGGGTACCGCCTCGCGGAAGCGCTGGAGGGGTAG
- the ruvA gene encoding Holliday junction branch migration protein RuvA: MYAYVSGTLADKKPTEAIVDVGGIGYRLLIPASSYEKLPLVGQPAKLITAFVVREDAMTLYGFATDGEKTAFETLTAVSGVGPKLALAALSAMSPGELRDTVVAGDAALLTRIPGIGKRTAERLIVELRDKFAGMDGLDTGGALGGDGAVAEARADARSGLEALGLSRAEAEKRLRKVLRAHPGTQSAEDLLRLALRES, translated from the coding sequence GTGTACGCCTACGTCTCCGGCACGCTCGCCGACAAGAAGCCAACCGAAGCCATCGTCGATGTCGGCGGCATCGGTTACCGTCTCCTGATCCCCGCCTCGTCGTACGAGAAGCTGCCGCTGGTGGGCCAGCCGGCGAAGCTGATCACCGCCTTCGTCGTCCGGGAGGACGCGATGACGCTTTACGGGTTCGCCACCGATGGCGAGAAGACGGCCTTCGAGACCTTGACTGCCGTCTCGGGCGTCGGGCCCAAGCTGGCCCTGGCGGCGCTGAGCGCGATGAGCCCCGGCGAACTGCGCGACACCGTCGTCGCGGGCGATGCCGCGTTGCTGACCCGCATCCCCGGCATCGGCAAGCGGACCGCCGAGCGCCTCATCGTCGAGCTCCGGGACAAGTTCGCGGGCATGGACGGGCTCGACACCGGCGGCGCGCTCGGGGGCGACGGCGCCGTCGCCGAGGCTCGCGCCGACGCGCGGTCGGGCCTGGAGGCCCTCGGCCTCAGCCGCGCCGAGGCCGAGAAGCGCCTCCGCAAGGTCCTCCGCGCCCATCCCGGCACGCAGTCCGCCGAGGACCTGCTGCGGTTGGCGCTGCGCGAGTCGTAG
- a CDS encoding cell wall metabolism sensor histidine kinase WalK, which translates to MHRLALRVAMQVAVPVAIVAALGAGIARGTGIGLAAGLLVGTVAGGAAYRAVSKTVAGRLELARQTLREARKRRFDVLAALPGTPDRDELDALIHQVGRAGRTLQSEIERLEQVESYRREFLGDVSHELRTPIFAIVGFAETLLDGALDDDRVRQRFVEKIARNAERLDALTRDLSEISKLETGRLQVVREPFDLAALAAEVTEGLEHAARDHDVDVVARVPETLPLVLGDRGRIRQVLTNLVENAVKYNEPGGHVEITARPRDTGDVRITVVDDGIGIPDAALGRLTERFFRVDKSRSREGGGTGLGLAIVKHILEAHGQRLEVESRVGYGSAFGFALPVAPQGFGAPQNAAPMVVGTSNG; encoded by the coding sequence TTGCACCGCCTCGCCCTCCGAGTGGCGATGCAGGTGGCAGTGCCGGTGGCCATCGTGGCTGCGCTGGGAGCCGGGATCGCCCGCGGTACCGGCATCGGCTTGGCCGCCGGGCTGCTGGTGGGCACGGTGGCGGGCGGCGCAGCGTACCGGGCCGTCTCGAAAACGGTGGCCGGACGCCTCGAACTGGCCCGGCAGACCCTCCGCGAGGCTCGGAAGCGCCGCTTCGACGTGCTCGCGGCACTCCCGGGCACCCCGGACCGGGACGAACTGGACGCTCTCATCCATCAGGTCGGGCGCGCCGGGCGGACGCTCCAGAGTGAGATCGAGCGCCTGGAACAGGTCGAGAGCTACCGCCGCGAGTTCCTCGGGGACGTCAGCCACGAGCTCCGAACGCCCATCTTCGCCATCGTCGGGTTCGCCGAGACGCTGCTCGACGGGGCCCTCGACGACGACCGGGTCCGCCAGCGGTTCGTCGAGAAGATCGCCCGCAACGCCGAGCGACTGGACGCCCTCACGCGCGACCTCTCGGAGATCTCGAAGCTGGAAACGGGCCGCCTCCAGGTCGTGCGCGAGCCGTTCGACCTCGCCGCGCTCGCCGCCGAGGTGACCGAGGGGCTCGAGCACGCCGCCCGCGACCACGACGTGGACGTGGTCGCACGTGTCCCCGAGACGCTTCCGCTGGTGCTCGGCGACCGCGGCCGCATCCGGCAGGTGCTCACCAACCTGGTCGAGAACGCCGTCAAGTACAACGAGCCGGGCGGGCACGTCGAGATCACCGCCCGGCCCCGCGACACCGGCGACGTGCGCATCACCGTCGTCGACGACGGGATCGGCATCCCAGACGCGGCGTTGGGCCGGCTCACGGAGCGATTCTTTCGCGTCGACAAGAGCCGCTCTCGGGAGGGGGGCGGGACGGGCCTCGGGCTGGCCATCGTCAAGCACATCCTGGAGGCCCACGGACAACGACTGGAGGTCGAGAGCCGGGTCGGCTATGGGTCCGCGTTCGGGTTCGCTCTGCCGGTCGCCCCGCAGGGCTTCGGCGCTCCGCAGAACGCCGCGCCGATGGTTGTCGGAACATCGAACGGATAG
- a CDS encoding sigma-70 family RNA polymerase sigma factor gives MPLDRSARLGALARHLPFRVDDFDAAREAFLAWRRSESEADRHIAQLWAYCYIVWYFYGKFARERTGGPSDLDGVIERACRRVFRSMETVRDPGRFPQFVSVVCRNVLLSYRERRRDLVEMDEQTYVVPARESLGLDRTLVRKLIVRAIDDLPPAISEVARRRLLEGQSYQDIADATDRTLATTRTYYSKAIAKLRTDPDLRAVHFDDPDLSLDSDEGSLEG, from the coding sequence GTGCCCCTCGACCGCTCTGCACGGCTCGGCGCACTCGCGCGCCACCTCCCTTTCCGCGTCGACGACTTCGACGCGGCGCGCGAGGCCTTCCTCGCGTGGCGCCGCAGTGAGTCCGAAGCCGACCGCCACATCGCCCAGCTCTGGGCCTACTGCTACATCGTCTGGTACTTCTACGGCAAGTTCGCTCGGGAGCGGACGGGCGGGCCGAGCGACCTCGACGGCGTGATCGAGCGAGCCTGCCGCCGGGTCTTCCGGTCGATGGAGACCGTGCGAGACCCCGGGCGCTTCCCGCAGTTCGTCAGCGTGGTGTGTCGCAACGTGCTGCTGTCGTACCGCGAGCGACGGCGAGACCTCGTCGAGATGGACGAGCAGACCTATGTCGTCCCGGCCCGTGAGTCCCTCGGGCTGGACCGCACCCTCGTCCGCAAGCTCATCGTGCGCGCCATCGACGACCTGCCCCCTGCCATCTCGGAGGTCGCTCGGCGACGGCTCCTGGAGGGTCAGTCGTACCAGGACATCGCCGACGCCACCGACCGCACGCTGGCCACCACCCGGACGTACTACTCGAAGGCGATCGCCAAGCTGCGCACCGACCCAGACCTCCGCGCGGTCCACTTCGACGACCCGGATCTCTCGCTCGATTCTGATGAAGGATCTCTCGAAGGTTAG
- a CDS encoding peptidase S1, with protein sequence MRLVPLLALVLAATAVQAQPRTGAAPAHTLAVGAEAASVALQAGGADRNAVPGSGCSGYINNNQPSAKLTVSGDGPLAIYAVSGSDTTLLVSDPSGRWHCSDDANGSNPAVTFARAAPGTYVVWVGTFSPNAAAQATLSAVRGQPAW encoded by the coding sequence ATGCGTCTCGTTCCTCTCCTCGCGCTCGTTCTCGCTGCGACCGCCGTGCAGGCCCAGCCTCGCACCGGCGCGGCCCCGGCCCACACGCTCGCCGTCGGTGCCGAGGCGGCCTCGGTGGCCCTCCAGGCTGGCGGCGCTGACCGCAACGCGGTCCCCGGCAGTGGGTGCTCGGGCTACATCAACAACAACCAGCCGTCGGCCAAGCTGACCGTCTCCGGCGACGGCCCGCTCGCGATCTACGCCGTCTCTGGCTCCGATACGACGCTGCTCGTCTCAGACCCTTCCGGCCGCTGGCACTGCTCGGACGACGCCAACGGCAGCAACCCTGCCGTCACGTTCGCCCGGGCCGCGCCTGGCACCTACGTCGTCTGGGTGGGCACCTTCTCGCCGAACGCGGCGGCGCAGGCCACGCTGTCGGCCGTGCGTGGGCAGCCCGCTTGGTAG
- a CDS encoding carbamoyltransferase: protein MTVLGLSCFYHDAAAALVRDGEIVAAAQEERFTRRKHDPSFPSNAAAYCLAEAGIEAADLDAVAFYDKPLLTFERLLETYLAYAPRGLGSFLQAMPLWLRRKLWTPDILRKELGGYEGPLVFAEHHRSHAASAFYPSPFERAAVLTTDGVGEWATTSWGVGDGAGLDLRQEIHFPHSLGLLYSAFTTFCGFRVNSGEYKLMGLAPYGEPRYVDTILEHLIDLRADGSYRLHADAFTFPVGLRMTGRRFETLFGGPAREPEGPLTQREMDLARSVQAVVEEAVLRMARHVHAETGEANLCLAGGVALNCVANGRLLREGPFERIWVQPAAGDAGGALGAALVATHEWAGLGRTVHPADGMHGSYLGPQWSVAEVRAALDAEGLAYETLADDDALCDRVAGLLAEEKTVGWFQGRAEFGPRALGHRSILADPRGRAVQRRVNLQIKFRESFRPFAPSVLAERADEVFDLGGTGNAESGATRSRPSPDSPYMLLVGPVRGATVEGEGLGRMGGVQSTVPAVTHVDGSARVQTVTEARNGLYYHLLKAFEARTGCPVLVNTSFNVRGEPIVHAPADALRVFRRTHMDALAIGPFVLTRDALPEAERQPFTAEQIAETYGLD, encoded by the coding sequence GTGACCGTTCTCGGCCTGTCCTGCTTCTACCACGACGCCGCGGCGGCGCTCGTGCGCGACGGCGAGATCGTGGCGGCGGCGCAGGAGGAGCGGTTCACGCGGCGCAAGCACGACCCCTCGTTCCCCTCGAACGCGGCCGCCTACTGCCTCGCCGAGGCGGGCATCGAGGCGGCCGACCTCGACGCGGTCGCGTTCTATGACAAGCCGCTGCTGACTTTCGAGCGGCTCCTGGAAACCTACCTGGCCTACGCTCCGAGGGGCCTCGGGTCGTTCCTCCAGGCGATGCCGCTCTGGCTCCGGCGCAAGCTCTGGACGCCCGACATCCTTCGCAAGGAGTTGGGCGGCTACGAGGGGCCGCTCGTGTTCGCCGAGCACCACCGGAGCCACGCCGCGAGCGCGTTCTACCCGTCGCCCTTCGAGCGGGCGGCCGTGCTCACCACCGACGGCGTCGGCGAGTGGGCGACGACCAGCTGGGGCGTGGGCGACGGTGCCGGACTCGACCTGCGACAGGAGATCCACTTCCCGCACTCGCTCGGGCTGCTGTACTCGGCGTTCACCACGTTCTGCGGCTTCCGCGTCAACTCGGGCGAGTACAAGCTGATGGGGCTGGCTCCCTACGGCGAGCCGCGCTACGTGGACACCATCCTGGAGCACCTGATCGACCTCCGGGCGGACGGCTCGTACCGGCTCCACGCCGACGCGTTCACGTTCCCGGTCGGCCTGCGGATGACGGGGCGGCGCTTCGAGACCCTGTTCGGTGGCCCGGCGCGCGAGCCCGAAGGCCCCCTGACACAGCGCGAGATGGACCTCGCGCGGAGCGTCCAGGCGGTCGTCGAGGAGGCCGTGCTGCGGATGGCGCGCCACGTCCACGCGGAGACGGGCGAGGCCAACCTCTGCCTCGCGGGCGGCGTGGCGCTCAACTGCGTCGCCAACGGGCGGCTGCTGCGGGAGGGACCGTTCGAGCGGATCTGGGTCCAGCCCGCCGCGGGCGACGCGGGCGGCGCGCTGGGAGCCGCGCTCGTCGCCACCCACGAGTGGGCCGGCCTCGGGCGGACCGTCCACCCGGCCGACGGCATGCACGGCAGCTACCTCGGGCCCCAGTGGAGCGTCGCCGAGGTCCGCGCCGCGCTCGACGCCGAGGGGCTGGCGTACGAGACGCTGGCCGACGACGACGCGCTGTGCGACCGCGTCGCCGGTCTTCTGGCTGAGGAAAAGACGGTCGGCTGGTTTCAGGGCCGCGCCGAGTTCGGGCCCCGCGCCCTCGGCCACCGCTCCATCCTCGCCGACCCGCGCGGGCGCGCGGTTCAGCGCCGCGTCAACCTCCAGATCAAGTTCCGCGAGAGCTTCCGTCCCTTCGCGCCGTCGGTGCTGGCCGAGCGAGCCGACGAGGTGTTCGACCTCGGCGGGACGGGGAATGCGGAGTCAGGGGCGACCCGTTCTCGCCCCTCTCCCGACTCCCCCTACATGCTCCTCGTCGGCCCGGTGCGCGGGGCCACGGTCGAGGGCGAGGGCCTCGGCCGGATGGGAGGCGTCCAGAGCACCGTCCCAGCCGTCACCCACGTCGACGGCTCGGCGCGCGTGCAGACGGTCACGGAGGCGAGAAACGGCCTCTACTACCACCTCCTGAAGGCGTTCGAGGCGCGGACCGGCTGCCCGGTGCTCGTCAACACGTCGTTCAACGTGCGCGGCGAGCCCATCGTCCACGCCCCGGCGGACGCCCTCCGCGTGTTTCGGCGGACGCACATGGACGCGCTCGCGATCGGGCCGTTCGTGCTCACCCGCGACGCGCTGCCCGAGGCCGAGCGCCAGCCGTTCACGGCCGAGCAAATCGCCGAGACCTACGGCCTGGACTGA